From the Clostridium cagae genome, the window GAGTTTATGTCACAAATAACAGATACTGAATTGAAAGGTAAAGAAATAGTAGAAAACATGAAAAAAGAAGTTAATGCAATAAAGACTATTTCTGATACTATTACAGAAAAGAAAAGTGTTTATTTTGAAATAGGTTCAGGTTCAGGCTTATTTACTTTTGGTAAAGATACTTTTTTAAATGAAATGATAGAAGTAGTTGGAGCTAAAAATATTTTTGGAGACCAAAATTCTTGGATAACAACTTCAGAAGAGTCAGTAATTGCAGCAAATCCAGATGTTATTTTAACAAATAATTTAGGACTTAGCGGAAATGAAAAAACTGCAATAGAAGATATAACTAGCCGTGAAGGATGGAACACAATCACAGCTGTTAAGAATGATGATGTATATATGATTGATAATAATACTTCTTCAAGACCATCACAAAATATAATTAAAGCATTAAAGAAAATGGCAAAGGTTATTTATCCAGATGAATACAAAGACTTATAAAAATAGAATATTATTAATGCTATCAATTCCACTAGTATTTTTAATTTTATGCATTGGAACTTCCATTGGGAGTTCCAATATTGGTATTTTAGATATTATTTCAATTCTAGGCCATAAAATTTTTAGTGTTCCATTAAGTGATGGAATTGATTCAAGCCAGGTAGTAATAATTTGGAATGTAAGATTACCACGGGTATTATTAGCTTTTATTGTGGGAGGATCATTAGGTGTAAGTGGTGCTGTAACTCAGTCAGTTCTTAAAAACACATTAGCATCACCATATACTTTAGGTCTGTCTTCTGGAGCCTCTTTAGGTGTAGGAATACTAATTGTAAGTGGTACTTATATTCCATTTTTAGGAAATTTAACAATGCCAATAGTTGGATTTGTTTGTAGCTTGGCTACAATGATTGTAGTTCTTAAACTTTGTGAAAAAGCAGATAATGCTATATCGAGTAGTAGAATAATTCTTGTTGGTATGG encodes:
- a CDS encoding ABC transporter substrate-binding protein, which encodes MKYKRKLIPLLMVLAMFMSVLVGCTEKTTTMHDREGNEFVAPKEINKIISTAPSNTEVLMALGLGDRLIAIDKYSTDIEGVNPELPQLDFRNPDVEAIISLKPDMIIASGHNKVGDEDPFALIKQAGIAVVYIPSSYSIDGIYGDIEFMSQITDTELKGKEIVENMKKEVNAIKTISDTITEKKSVYFEIGSGSGLFTFGKDTFLNEMIEVVGAKNIFGDQNSWITTSEESVIAANPDVILTNNLGLSGNEKTAIEDITSREGWNTITAVKNDDVYMIDNNTSSRPSQNIIKALKKMAKVIYPDEYKDL